The nucleotide window AGACATCATAATGGTTTCACATCAAACAGTGAATGTGGTGTTATTTTCCCCTATACACAATGCTGAGATGGCGTGACAGGAGCAGTACACAGTCATAGCATTGGCTGCATGTGTTCTGAGCCAGGCTTCAGAGTGGGCTTTAGAGAGACAGAGCAGGCCAAGCTGCTAGGATTTAAAACACTTACTCTGAAGAATAATACATTCCTAGAGCTCCTGAGACGACCTCACTTACAACTTATTTCAAAACACATGCtcctcagaacacacacatgccaaacacacaacactacatcACACTCCGGTAAGCAATTTCTCTGTGTCCCAAAGGGAACCCCAACAGATTAAGAAGTAGGAACTTAAGatcacagaccacacacacacacacacacacacacacacacaaacaatgttATAAATAGGACAAATTTCCGTTGACTCTAACATTTTAGGAACCGGTTTTAAAGTACAATCCAAGCTTTTTACTGAAAGGAAGCACAAAATCTAAGCCCATCTTTGAAGGACAGACAATCTGCTGAATGCTATGCTTTGGTTTGGTTAGCAATCTGGGATAACAGATCAGATCATGCAAGTCAGCTGGAAACATCAGATACCACTGAAGGTCAACGCTGCAAAAAAACTATTTAGTTAAATATCCCACTTTAGGaacatacaggtgcatctcagtaaatcagaatatcataaaaatgttaattgatttcagtaattaaattaaaaaagtgaaactcatatagattcattacaaacagagtgatctattgtgagtgtttatttattttaatgtggatgaTTGTggtttacagccaatgaaaacccaaaagtcattaccTCAGAAAActagaatattatataaaaccagttaaaaatgatttttactATAGAAATGTTGGCCCATGGAAAAGTACGTACAGTATATTCACTCAGTACTTGGTCTGGGCTCCTCTGCATGAATCACTGCATCGGTGCGGCGCGGTGTGGAGACAagcagcctgtggcactgctgaggtgatATGGAAGACCGGGTTGCTTTGATAGAGGCCTTCATCTCGTCTGCACTGTtaggtctggtgtctctcatcttccttttAACAATACTTTAGggcaggtgagtttgctggccaatcaagcgcagtgatactgtggttattaaaccaggtattggtcattctgtcagtgtggacaggtgcaaggtcctgctggaaaatgaaacacacatctccataaagtatagtcagcagagggaagcatggaGTGCTCTACATTTTCCTGGTAGACGGCCGCGCTGACTTTGGACGTGATGTAACAGAGTGGACCagcaccagcagatgacactgctccccaaaccatcactgactgaggaaacttcacactagactccagCAGCTTGGACTGtgtctctccactcttcctccagactctggaaccttgatttacaaatgaaatgatttactttcatctgaaacaggactttggacactgagcaacagtccagtccttttccTCCTGGGCCCAGGGGAGACGGTTCtggtgttgtctctgggtcatgggCGGATTGACACAAGGACTGCGACAGTTGTGGCccgtgtgtgtggtggtggctcttgaagcactgtctccagcagcagtccttcCCCCGTGGAGCCTCCTGAACCAcactaagggaccattttaaagtcTCAGGTGTTGTGTGTTGATTAATCTAAATTAAGATAATGACCTTTGGGTTTTtgttggctgtaagccataatcatccacattaaaacaaataaaataaaaaaaataaattacaaaaataaatttgtGTCATTTGAGAAATCAgatcttttttaaaaatcatggcTTGCCACTTGTTACAACTTTATACTAAGTGTTGATGATTTTAAAAGGCCAATTTATAAATCTGATTTTGATGGAAGTGTTGaaattttatgaaatattaagaTATATACTTTCCCTAACACTCCCTCTGAACACAGCTGTCACACGTAACGTCAAATTAGATTTACAGTGTAGGTTTCTAGCATAATTATCCATGACTCGTTTAGCTAAACAGTTAATCTAAACATCTAAACAACGTTTAGCTAAACATCTTAATCTCCAAGTAAAACATTGTTATTAAATAAACTCGTTTCATTAAATCCGTTTTACTCAGTCATGggcaattatttaatttatgaggTGTATCTAGAAAGTAATGtgcagtttaaaaagaaattgtACAAATCAAACACCCACTTAATTCAGCTGCAAACAAATAGCAACCTGACATTAAAACCCATCCATAATTTGCTTCGTACAGATTGGGTTACCTTCACCAGAAAAGGCTCTTTTATATGTTTACTAGAAAATACAATATGATGCCTACAGGAAAACAACTTTAAAAGGCGTATGTCAATGTATCGTCTGCTCATCGTCATTTATAAATGCCTTTGGACAACAATGCCTTTTTAATACTCACtataataacagtaaaaacTTACACCAAAGTGTCCCACACTAAAGAGCGTGACTTATGTGGTGCGTAGTGGTGTGAAGAAACTGTATTTGATGGAAAATAATTTCATTAATTGAACTTAAGTTAAATCCTGTGTGCGCTCCTGTGGTGGAGGACAtgtaaaacacacatgcacagtgtgTTCTGAACCTGTCATCCCTCAAACATAAATATAGGGCCACTGGTTTTTaaaaagctcacacaaaacatttCCCCAGGACAGGGGCAGTGTCATTTAATACACCACACAACACCGTACACCTTAGTTCACCTTGCTGGCTTATTTTAGACTTTACTGCAGGGATCCTATATTTTGAATCTTTGTAACTCCAGCTTTGGCAGACGGAGCCAAGACCAGGCTGTGTAaagcatgtttgtgtgttgtgtgttatgagctggaaacacaacacaacacacacacactgttacagaTCTACTAGACACTGTATAAACAAACATGGGGTCAAGGTCTCTTTTGGGAGgggaagtgtgtttgtgtgagcatGTAAGGGGCGGGGGTCAAAGTTCCACTGTGTTACAGTTCATATCAGTAACTGGACGCCAGTGAATATTTCCAGTTATGGTTTGTTTAATACTGACTTAAACAAGTCAAGGACAAATGACAAACAACAAACTTTATCTAAATTTACCCCTGAATGAGAGAATTcttaaatgattaataaaatggaaaactAAGTTTCACCTTTTTGGAGTGTGTAGACATTTTTTCAAGTCAAAATTTAAAGGTCTATTCGGCCACATATCCTTTGCCTCGCGCATTAACAATGAAGACAGAAAAGTGTCAGACACAATAGCGTTTAACTAAGGCTGTGTTCACATCTGCTTAAATCAAACTCGTTTTCAACCTTGGTGCGGTTCGCTTGGGCACGTGTGAGAGAAGTAATTGCAGTAAATGCAGACCAAAAAAAACGCATGGTGTGGTTTGTTATTGTTGAGAACGTGATCTGAACTGACAATAAGGTGCATGCCGCAGGTCGCCGTTAAACTGTATTCGTAGCCAGGGTGTGCTCTGCATATTGGACACGGTACGCAGGTAAACAGAGAACTGGATCAGAAATGAACTAGTCCAGAACACGTGATCTTCTTCCTGTGTTTACGTTCTTACTCCCACCTCAGTCAGGTCCGACCAATCAGCAGTGAGAACATTCTCATGTTTGCTGTGACATGTTTTGGTGCGCTTGGGTTTTTCAGTgtgtaaaaacaaaccaaaccaaggGAGAAACCCTCCAAGATTAGGAGCTTCTTAACTGATTCACTACAGGTGTGAAAACGCCCTGAGAGTGCACGATACTGACGTGAAGAATTGAACGATATGTTTAAAGAACAAGAGGTTTTAAGTTATAAATTTATCTGATAAATATTACACAGGGTACATTACCTTCGATGAGCAACGTGTTGTTTGACGTGAGACTTGTGTCATGATCAATGTCTGATTCATTAATTTGACTGTTTTTATTGCTCTGCGGAAATAAAGGTTACCCTTCTCTGTAAAGCCAATATGGAAACATCTAGCCTTAATTTATCATTTTCTTTATATACGGGCATCTGTAGGTGTTGGATAACTGCCTTGAGCCATAACTCAGCAAACAGCGAATCCACAGATCAGCTACAAAAACACAATACAGCCACGGCTTCTTTTCAAAACGTTTGGAAAATATGTACCTAAGGTTTATACAGCTGTGTTTTGTACAGAAACAATCACTCtggacttttaaaaaataaataaaataaaaggataATCAgtaaaattcatatttaaatcattctctgaacattttgattgtttttttctgtctgaagCTTTTTCTTGTTAAAAGAGCATTGTGTGTGCACACTCCAGACAGAAGTGTTTGTTTATCGTGTGTGTGTCATGCGCATTATGCAGCCAAAGGAGCTCACTGAGTAAATGAGTGTCCAAACATGACTGAGTGTGTTTTATGAGTGTTTTTAACACAGGGAAGGGGATGCGCATACCTGCTGTAGTCACTTCCTGCTTTAAGACCAGAAATGACTAGCAAGTGTACTACAGAGGTAGATAATAGCGGTCCGTAAATATAACGTATGGCATGTACAGAGAATGCTTGCTTGTGTACAGACATTCAGTACCGTTTCATCTACTGCAAGGAACAGTGTGGCTCTAGATACTTATTTCTGTAATGTACCAATCAGGAACTGCCAAAACGGCCCCTCGGCCTGTTGTGCCACGCTAAGCCTCTGTTGTTGTCATGGACCCAACTATTTCTCTGCCAGTTCCAGGGATTCCTGACTGTGGCTTTATCCACAAGCTTTGCTTTCTGTCAGTGTGATCTAGATTAAATCAGAGCAATGCATGAGTCAAACCACATAAATTCATTAAACACTGCTTATCCAATGCACAGCCCCACTGGGAATTAACAATGTCGCACAAATTTCATCTAGCATAAATAAATACCTCAATTACAGTAATCTCTCGCTTACTGCTCGTCCAGGCCTCTTGCCCTCTATCTGTCGCCTGCTTTGTTTGGGATCATACACATTCAAACTGGTCCACAACAAGCCACACATGCTACAGTCAAGTCTGAAAAAGCATAAGACCAGCCCAAGATAAATTAGTCTTGGGTGCAAGAGCAGTTCTAAAAATAACCTCTTTCTACCCTTTTTCACACTGGCAGAAGCCTGCACTTTAGTCTGAATAGTCTGTCCTGTTCTCCGCTACCGTCTGTTTACCTCAGGCCGCTTGAAAGCCGGGGAGCGAGCGGTGAAAAGCACTGTGTGGCATTGGAGGCGCATTCCTGTGTAGCTATGCGCTCGCTAATTTACATTCCAGCACCGCAAAGAGCACACATACCCCAAAACCAGACAGACTGTCACACTGCCATAGCCAAAACACTGCAGCAGCATCCAAACACAGTACAGCAACACTGCCCAGAGGATCAGAGTTCACAGCCTGCCTCCAGGGCACAGGGCTGCCAACCGGGCCAATAACGCCACAGGTTCAGTACGAGTAGTGAACTTTACACATCCTGCAACAAAGTGTACCATTACCACGTCAAAGCCTGTCCAGGTGAGAGCTCAGCAAGACAGGAAGCAAAACTGTTACATTTCTCAGCGCTGATGTGTTTCCTGTAACATGCAGCATGTGCCACAACACGCTGGGCCAATTAGCCCACatcaaagaaaagaaagaggacGAGTCAGCAAAGCATGCAGATGCCTGTTCTACTAAAACAAATAGACCCCACAcctggctgagagagagagagagagagagagagagagagagagagagagagagtaaaacagAAAACTCTCACCAGGCTCAGACCTACTGTGTGTATTAAACTGAGCTTCATACGTTTTTTTTGTCTACTCCAACCTCAGCCACAGAAAACCTAAAAATCCTGACACATTACAGATCATCAAACAGTACCATGACTCACAATTCTGCCATAATCACCcatttttactcacacacattcatcaccGCTCTTACACACCTCAATCACACACAGGTGCTGCCTCCACTCCCCCACTCTCTCCCTTGGTCCCTCTCTCTCAACTCTATGATAAACAAATGAGTCAGCCAGGGCTTGCTGAGAACACTGACTCACTCTCCCCTGTTCTATTGCTCActctgcagacacacacacacacacttaaaaagcACTAGACATGTGGGATACGAACAGTCAGGCAGAAGTTGTAGTCCAGTGAAAGATGTGTAATATCACAACGATGGAGCGTATTAATGCCAAGTCTTAAATTACAGAGGAAAAGCTAATATCCTGAGTTGATTATTAATGTCTAAACTGCCTGAAATATCAAGCATCAATGCTGTCGAGATGAGAGAACCGTCAGGTTGGCTACTGAAACAGGAGCGTGGAACAGACTGAAATTGCTGTGTCATTTCTACTGAGTCGGAATAatcaacagaaaacaaacaccatcccccagaaaacacacaacatcacacactaCGACAAAAAGGGTCTCTGACCCCTTTCTTCTCAAAATTTACCTTGATATTTTTGACAATTACATTACAGCTTCTTTACAACAAATACAACTTTGCTCTACTGCTAAATTAATTACTTTATCTCATTAAAGACCAAGGAAATAAACTTGCATTTGCACAAGAGGGTTGTGTTTGACTTAAATGACTGCAGCACTCACTGCAACTTAAACTGGAGGCATGCTCTTGAAAAAGATATTACAATAATATTACAATAACTGAATCACTATCTctcactgaaatattgaaatatgcACTGAAGGGCTACATGAAAAAAAGACTTAAGACTGAATGGTTCATTGTGAAGTGTTGTATGCATAAggccacaaccctgaactggataagtggttatagagaatgaatgaatgaatgaatgaatgaggacaaagagaagtgaagaagaggaagatgtAGACTAACCTTTAGAAACTGCAGTGATTCTTTCTGATTTAGAGAAGTCTATGCTGGCATAAGCCCCATTTTCCAGGAGGGGCACAGCAGAGGGCGATGAAGGAGGGGCATCTAGGGTGCTTCCAGCACAAGGATCTTCTCTCAGATCCAGGGCTATATAATTGAGGCCATTCTGGTGTTCCATAGATAGAGTCCTTCCAGTCCTCACAGAGGAGGAACCTGCTTCAGCTCTGTCCGAGCAGCCGGATGCTTCCAATACTTCACCCGCTGGTGCACTCTCCACACACATCCACGCACTGTCAAAGGATGGGGAGCTCTGCCATTTACTGCCACCAGTCTGAGGAGCACCACTAGGCACTGAGGCGCTACTGTTTTGACCAGTCCCACACGTTACCTCTGAAGATGTGACAAAGGTTTCAGAGCTGTGTCTCCGCCTGCCCTGGGGGTCCACGCGAATGACCTTCGGCTCAGGAGGGGGACTAGAGCTTGGGTAAATCTGCTCCCCAACACGCAGGTGCTGCAGCATAGTTGCGGGGCTCCTGGACTCCTCCTGTCGACCAAAGGTCATCTCGGTATAGTCATCTGGCCGACCCGCACTGACCCCAAAGCCATGGGAGGACGAGGAGGTCACGGGCCGGATGTATGTAGGTGGGTTCCAAGGAGCCACCAGAGAAGGTCGCGGAGACTGGCTTTTAGGTGGAAGGCCGTCCACCTCTACACTCATGTAGTCCTGGGGGAGTGGTGAACACCTGTGCTCCCGGCTTGTGCCATGGGCAGCAGGGATGTCCTCTGTAGTGAGTGGGCAGACAGAAAATGTAGCCTGATCCCCAAACTCAATATTTATGTATTCTCCGGGACTGGAGGGGCCTTCTGTGTCCTTGCTCACCCGGAATGAGCTGTGGAGAGTGCGTTGGCTAAGGGGCAGGAGGTTGGGGCGAGCAGCTCGTCGATCTGTTGCATGTGCATCGCTGCAGCCATTGTGCTGGGGTATATTACTAGAGGAACACCTACCACTCTGCTCAGGTGTGGCAGTGGGAGAGGCATAACTGGGTTTGGCTGGTGAGCTCATAGGAACATATTCATCATGCTCATTCCGATTTCTCATCGGGGTTTTGTACGAACGAGGGAGTGAGAAGTATGGGCTATAGGACTTGGGTGTCTCAGGAGTGGTAAGTGTGTAGTAACTGTCATTAACCAGTTTACGTCCGACTACTGCAGGCTTGCTCTGAGACATGTCCATATATTCGCCATTTTCACTGCGTTCGGCACCTCTTCGACTGAGACCCCTGTTGCTGATGTGAGGGCTGTCTGGGGCTGAAGATTCCGCACCCCCACTCCCACCTGGCAGCATCATCATGTAGCCTTGAGAATCCATGTGTTGGGAGGCGGCAATCTGGATCTGTGGGGAGGCAGAGAGAAGACCACTGGGTTGCATAGGCATGTATTCTGTGTCACGTAAAGAGGGCACAACGCCAGCCATCATCGGCATGTATCCATCATCTTTAAAGGAGCCCGCGCCCCGCAAAGCTGGGGGTCGTTCCTGGCTGTGTTCAGAGCTGGAGCTGTAGTCGGAGCGGAGagaagaggaggtggaggcAGGCTGGCCACTGCTGCCCAGAGAGCTTCCCTCAGCCCCAGCCTCGTCCAGCGAGAAGTTGGTCTGAGTTGTTTTCTGGTAAACAGCAACTCCACTTGTGCCACCACCTCCGACATGTCTGGTGAAGGAAGGAGTTCGTCTCCTGAGTGACCCCGTCTGTGAATCTTCATCAGCGCTCTCATCCCGAGAAGCCTCCCCAACGCTGCCACTGAACATGTCTCGGTTCCAGCCCATGGCCATGTAGTCACTGAGACAGTGCTCCTCTCGTATGGGCGGTGTGTTGCCGAGAGAGTCTGGCGTGTTGCTGCGTACTCTGAAGTAGCGGAAGTCTCCGGGGCTGGAGCCATATTCGTCAGAGGAGTTGAAGCCCCCATCACTGGGCGAGCCACAGATGGACGCACTAGAAGGGCGTGTGATGGTGTCAGTGACGGAGCCATGGCCGCTGCTGCTGGACACGCTGACTGGACTAGTGGTGGAGGGGAAATGAGAGACTGGTAGAGAGGCTGAGCGGGCATGGTAGGTGGCACCTGGTAATGCCCTTACGTACCGGTTACTGGCTCCGCCACCACTGCTGCTCTCCTGTCTGCTCAGATTGGCACGGGCTGTGTTGAGGTGCATCAGGCTGCCTGTTACAGAGCGGAAAGGCCGGTTCATGGTGCCCTCGCCCTCACTGGAGGTGCGAAAGCGGTATCCACTTGCACCACTGCTCTTACTGCTGGGTGGGGTGCCCACCACCGATTCGGTCCGTGACCGGCGCTGGAGCCCAGTTTGGCTGGGAGGGAGGTTGCCCAGGTGACGTCGAGTGGTGATAAAAGCCATGGGATTGGAACCCGAAGACTGACTTTTACTCCTTGGCCTGAACTCTGCAAAAGCTTTTAGTGCCTTCATGGTCTCTAAAATGGTTTCGTGCATGTTCTGCGCCACTACCGAATCATCCACTTGCATCCACAATTCCCCAGGGCCGATGGACGAGGAGCGGCCGACTTCGATAAAGAAGAAGCTCTCAGAGTGGCCGCAGCGCCTGATGTTCATCAGCTGGAGATTTACACACGGCGTTTCTGAGTTGAGTTTCACCAAGTGAATGGTCTTAGAAGAGAGGCACAGCCTGTACACACCAGTGAGGTTTTTAGTTTGGCCTAGGCCTTTGGGTTTCACGTTAACCTGCCACACCTCCTTAAAGACCGTACCCGGGGTTACAGTGCCATAGCCGTCATCGAGCTCATCCGCGTCCATGTGGCCTTTTTTGCCCTCGCTCATGAGCTCGCTCAGAGCCAAGTACCAATCTTCCTGATCTTGCTCATTATCAGCTACAATCGCAAAGTACTCATCTTTAGTGTAGAGAGCTATGAGGTGTTTGTTCTTTGAATCCGCCCTTTTGTTTACAGTGAAGCACTGGTAGAGATAGATGACCCTTTTGGGAGGAGACGCAGTGGCTGCTGCCCCTTCCGCAGGGTTGGCAGCAGCAGAGCGAAGGCTACTACGAAATTTCTTTTCACTGTCATAGTACTCCAGTCGGCTCGGCCCTAAATGACTTGACGACCGTAAGACAAAGAACCTCTTATGGCCGTGTTTCTGTTTCCTCAGGTACCCGCACTTTCTGATGTCATCCACTCCGTCTGTAGCAGCGGCACTGGCGTTCACAGCGGATGTAGCCTGTGTGTGGCTTGAAGCAGAAGCAGCGCCCTCATGTACCGGGTTAATAACACAAGACGAGGTTCTCTGTGACTCGTTATCCGAATGCGGCGGCTGCTGCTGCGCTCCCTTCGACTGTGCAGCCTGGGCTT belongs to Hoplias malabaricus isolate fHopMal1 chromosome 9, fHopMal1.hap1, whole genome shotgun sequence and includes:
- the LOC136707061 gene encoding insulin receptor substrate 2-B: MANLAKKGDMLMLEPQQRAIGSKPTANGDTALGETPPSPHSSARFHQHLPPPAQAQAAQSKGAQQQPPHSDNESQRTSSCVINPVHEGAASASSHTQATSAVNASAAATDGVDDIRKCGYLRKQKHGHKRFFVLRSSSHLGPSRLEYYDSEKKFRSSLRSAAANPAEGAAATASPPKRVIYLYQCFTVNKRADSKNKHLIALYTKDEYFAIVADNEQDQEDWYLALSELMSEGKKGHMDADELDDGYGTVTPGTVFKEVWQVNVKPKGLGQTKNLTGVYRLCLSSKTIHLVKLNSETPCVNLQLMNIRRCGHSESFFFIEVGRSSSIGPGELWMQVDDSVVAQNMHETILETMKALKAFAEFRPRSKSQSSGSNPMAFITTRRHLGNLPPSQTGLQRRSRTESVVGTPPSSKSSGASGYRFRTSSEGEGTMNRPFRSVTGSLMHLNTARANLSRQESSSGGGASNRYVRALPGATYHARSASLPVSHFPSTTSPVSVSSSSGHGSVTDTITRPSSASICGSPSDGGFNSSDEYGSSPGDFRYFRVRSNTPDSLGNTPPIREEHCLSDYMAMGWNRDMFSGSVGEASRDESADEDSQTGSLRRRTPSFTRHVGGGGTSGVAVYQKTTQTNFSLDEAGAEGSSLGSSGQPASTSSSLRSDYSSSSEHSQERPPALRGAGSFKDDGYMPMMAGVVPSLRDTEYMPMQPSGLLSASPQIQIAASQHMDSQGYMMMLPGGSGGAESSAPDSPHISNRGLSRRGAERSENGEYMDMSQSKPAVVGRKLVNDSYYTLTTPETPKSYSPYFSLPRSYKTPMRNRNEHDEYVPMSSPAKPSYASPTATPEQSGRCSSSNIPQHNGCSDAHATDRRAARPNLLPLSQRTLHSSFRVSKDTEGPSSPGEYINIEFGDQATFSVCPLTTEDIPAAHGTSREHRCSPLPQDYMSVEVDGLPPKSQSPRPSLVAPWNPPTYIRPVTSSSSHGFGVSAGRPDDYTEMTFGRQEESRSPATMLQHLRVGEQIYPSSSPPPEPKVIRVDPQGRRRHSSETFVTSSEVTCGTGQNSSASVPSGAPQTGGSKWQSSPSFDSAWMCVESAPAGEVLEASGCSDRAEAGSSSVRTGRTLSMEHQNGLNYIALDLREDPCAGSTLDAPPSSPSAVPLLENGAYASIDFSKSERITAVSKE